A single Xiphias gladius isolate SHS-SW01 ecotype Sanya breed wild chromosome 18, ASM1685928v1, whole genome shotgun sequence DNA region contains:
- the LOC120804235 gene encoding calcium-independent phospholipase A2-gamma-like, whose protein sequence is MGRYLKFCSSSVNRTLRLHCKIRYLVSLLRRHPRLAKAPLYLDIHRYSLLSPPHLSRFTRKATFKNLNHSDPVCTSYHFLRDFTQEVKHLQVVRFYTSSNRDVFKAEAPIGIFEEAQNSFHWTSLRRRLGQSFTQLSRHINIYFKRKDVVPLAENASLLVATPEYLGRSQRRSQAQQAARERNVSEGKDTPLVSKCKDKRESPGTSPSTQEISGLQLFHISSLATRFGESYSYVANHINSVFSRSFAKTELQENLKTMSSTRETHRRQKRRKMQNTCIINSKEAEMSQVKSSAEQKTEESNNVSSSWDEGYNHFARHINKYFGARVTDEVPNRREQLAVEKKSTSKNYFSTQPTSQTQGATSKLKQEEPIIPQPGCLFHNSHITTNFGENYFQMASHINQYFKGQSGLDEDTDRNLLITMDPGSATSERLKTVTFMDCLRHPTSAIPDLLGAYLKLGLLTQTSKPKSAITSPEAILNKKLVLSQRQAEEITHGLVASLGLASSPGALIACVEALNDHLIRYPSCKALMWQEKTAVTLLRKRRTYREDQVLQSALRETLALIGYVESVKGCGIRVLSIDGGGTRGVVPLQVLKLLEDETGRKIHQLFDYICGVSTGAVLAFMLGLARFSIEECADMYRRFGSEVFRQNPLVGTVKMGWSHSYYNTETWETILREKLGDRVLIKTARDELSPKVSAVSTVVNWGTSPKAFVFRNYNHKPGSLSRYAGGSGYQMWQAVRASSAAPGYFQEFPLQNDIHQDGGIILNNPCALAVHESRLLWPNQPFQCVLSLGTGRYDNAKRGPATSTSLRAKISNLISSATDTEGVHTLLDDLLAPDVYFRFNPTLSAVVSLDESRPGALDQLQRDTQTYLERNRPKLARLCLVLGAERSALSRTKDWMSERAWEMKQRWM, encoded by the exons ATGGGTCGCTACCTCAAGTTCTGTTCTAGTTCTGTGAACAGGACTTTGAGATTACACTGCAAAATTAGGTACCTTGTGAGCCTTCTCAGAAGGCACCCTCGTCTGGCCAAAGCTCCGCTCTATTTGGACATCCACAGATATTCACTACTGTCACCCCCTCACCTTTCCAGATTTACAAGAAAAGCcacttttaaaaatttaaaccaCAGTGATCCAGTCTGTACCTCTTACCACTTCCTCAGAGATTTTACCCAAGAAGTGAAACACCTCCAGGTTGTGCGTTTTTACACATCCTCTAATAGGGATGTATTCAAAGCTGAAGCTCCCATTGGGATCTTTGAGGAGGCTcagaacagttttcattggacTTCACTGAGAAGACGTCTTGGTCAATCATTTACTCAACTGTCCAgacatattaatatttatttcaagAGAAAGGATGTCGTTCCTCTAGCTGAAAATGCCAGTCTCCTTGTCGCAACTCCAGAATATCTTGGCAGGTCACAGAGGCGTAGTCAAGCTCAGCAAGCAGCCAGAGAGCGAAATGTATCTGAGGGCAAAGACACACCCCTGGTCTCTAAATGCAAAGACAAACGGGAGAGCCCAGGAACAAGTCCTTCAACCCAGGAAATTTCTGGACTGCAATTATTTCACATCAGCTCTTTGGCGACAAGATTTGGTGAGAGCTACAGTTACGTTGCTAATCACATTAACTCAGTCTTTTCCCGCAGTTTTGCAAAAACTGAATTGCAGGAGAATCTGAAAACCATGTCTTCCacgagagagacacacagaaggcagaagaggagaaaaatgcaaaacacttgTATCATAAACTCTAAAGAAGCCGAAATGTCCCAAGTAAAATCGAGtgctgaacagaaaacagaggaatcTAACAATGTCTCCAGCAGCTGGGACGAGGGCTACAATCACTTTGCGAGACACATCAATAAATACTTTGGTGCCAGGGTTACTGATGAGGTTCCGAATAGAAGAGAGCAACTTGctgtggaaaagaaaagcaCTTCCAAAAACTACTTTTCAACGCAACCTACCTCACAAACTCAAGGTGCCACGTCAAAACTGAAGCAAGAAGAACCTATCATCCCTCAACCTGGTTGCCTTTTCCACAACAGTCATATTACAACTAACTTTGGGGAGAACTATTTCCAAATGGCCAGTCACATCAATCAGTATTTCAAGGGTCAAAGTGGACTGGATGAGGACACTGATAGAAATCTTCTAATAACAATGGACCCTGGATCTGCTACCTCTGAGAGACTGAAGACTGTAACCTTTATGGACTGCCTTCGCCACCCCACAAGCGCCATCCCTGACCTGCTGGGAGCTTACCTAAAACTGGGGCTCTTGACCCAGACTAGTAAACCCAAATCTGCCATCACTTCCCCAGAggcaatattaaataaaaag CTTGTCTTGAGTCAGAGGCAGGCAGAGGAAATCACACATGGTTTGGTTGCCAGTCTGGGACTGGCTTCGTCTCCGGGAGCACTGATTGCCTGTGTGGAGGCACTCAATGATCACCTTATCCGTTACCCCTCATGCAAAGCTTTAATGTGGCAG GAGAAAACTGCAGTCACATTGTTGAGAAAGCGGCGAACCTACAGAGAAGACCAGGTGCTTCAGAGCGCCCTAAGAGAAACCTTGGCTCTAATTGGCTATGTGGAATCAGTCAAAGGATGCGGCATTAGAGTGCTCTCAATTGATGGCGGTGGCACAAG AGGTGTTGTGCCTCTGCAGGTGCTAAAGCTACTGGAAGATGAGACAGGCCGAAAGATCCACCAGCTGTTTGACTACATCTGTGGCGTGAGCacag GTGCCGTTCTAGCGTTCATGCTGGGTCTAGCCCGTTTTTCTATAGAGGAGTGTGCTGACATGTATCGTCGATTTGGCTCTGAAGTGTTTCGTCAAAACCCGCTGGTTGGTACCGTGAAGATGGGCTGGAGTCACTCCTACTATAACACTGAGACATGGGAGACAATATTAAG AGAAAAGCTGGGAGATAGAGTGCTTATTAAAACAGCCAGAGATGAGTTGAGTCCTAAG GTTTCAGCAGTGAGTACAGTGGTAAACTGGGGTACCAGTCCTAAGGCCTTCGTCTTCCGCAACTACAACCACAAACCAGGCTCTCTCAGCCGCTACGCAGGAGGCTCAGGCTACCAGATGTGGCAGGCAGTGAGAGCATCATCAGCTGCCCCAGGATACTTCCAGGAGTTCCCCTTACAAAACGATATTCACCAG gaTGGAGGAATTATCCTGAACAATCCCTGTGCCTTGGCTGTCCATGAGAGCCGTCTGTTGTGGCCCAACCAGCCCTTCCAGTGCGTGTTGTCCCTTGGCACCGGTCGCTATGACAACGCAAAGAGGGGCCCAGCCACCTCCACCAGCCTGAGGGCCAAAATCAGCAACCTGATCAGCAGTGCCACTGACACTGAAGGCGTCCACACCCTTTTGGACGACCTGCTGGCCCCAGACGTTTACTTTCGCTTCAACCCCACGCTGAGTGCTGTGGTGTCTCTGGACGAGAGCCGACCAGGGGCCCTGGAccagctgcagagagacaccCAGACCTACCTGGAGAGAAACCGGCCCAAACTGGCCAGGCTCTGTTTGGTGCTCGGGGCAGAGCGCTCAGCTTTGAGCAGAACTAAAGACTGGATGAGTGAGAGGGCCTGGGAGATGAAGCAGAGATGGATGTGA